CAATGGAGGCGGGGCTAGGGAGGGTAATGGGGCGGGGCTAAGGGCTGTGGCAAATGGAGGCGGGGCTAAGGGCAGCCAATAACGTGTTGGGAGGGTTGGTGGCTTCCTTCCCgcctttttgtttatttgtaaaTTTTCAGcgaataaataaattaatgttCATTGGTTCTAAGGTGCATGATTCTCTTCAGTAATCAGTGTTCTGTGCTGTATTGGTTATTGATTTCATGCTGATTTGGTTGTCATTCTTTAATCTCTTTATAATTTCCTTGCACATGAGTTGTCTCAAACTTTCCAGGCTTCTGTCTCCTCTGGAATCTTCTATCTCCTCCAACGTCCTTGAAGGGCCATAAATTTAAGACCCCAGATGTCCAAATGTACCAactcccttttcctctctttattGAAGCTACAACACTGCTGGCTTCTttgtattttgaaataattgaaTTATAAAAACACAGGCTTTAGTCAAAAGTGTTACTCAGAGCAGTGGGCTGGATTGGCAAGCATTAAAAAGCCTGTCTGCCTCGAGGGCAGTACCAAAAGACAAAGTCTGAATGATTAAATGTCTTAGTGAATTGTTCATAAACAACCTGTGtgaaagttttttttgtttcaatgGCTGCTCCATCATTTCCCTTAGTGGCTAATGAggatttctttcatttctttctttcttttcttgaaGATTTTTTTATCAGGTTTTCTCTTCCTCATTAAGCCAAATGCTTGTGTTTTTCCAGACAAACCCCTCTCCCCCACCTCCACCCTGTTCTTTGATTGTATCCTCTCATTTATTTAAAACCCGCTGGCCTGTCCTCTTTTCACCATCTACTTACTAATTAAACAAAGCCAGTTCTTTAAAGCCTTCCTTAGATGCTACATTTTTTAAATGcacccttttttattttttatttcctggaCTCTCTTTCCCTCTTAAACCACCATGTCCAAAAATGAGCATGGTGTCCAAACTGTGACTTCAGCCCTGCTAAATAGAGCAGAATAATGCTGTCCTGTGAGGGGCATGTAACACACCTGTTATTCTTTTGTAGGATTACATTTGTCTGGTTTTGCTCTTTTGAGTTTTCATTCTCCAGTGTGATCCCTTCTCTGGGATTCAGTGTTAGCTCCAGATCCCTTCCAGCCAGATTTTGTGTGTGGCTGGCACATTCCTGGCACCACATTAATTAAAAGGTTGTAAGATATCCCAAGAGCGAGGATCACAATGTGACCAAGtgtggaaaaaagagaaaagaagggaaaaagagatcCTTTAGCAGGATTGCTGCAAAGTgccttttaatttaatttttttaattttttttttccccagtattgGATTTCCTCTGGGATACCTGTCACATCAAGCACAAACTTCTCTTCATTTCCTCTTTAGTAAATTCAGCTGCTTCACACTCTActtatatacacatatatatgtgtatatactTACATACACACAGTATATGGTGCTATACTTTTAATGCAACACTCATAACTGGTTCTTTTTGCCAAACTATTTTGTGGCCTTCCATTCATACTGCAATGAAGGCTCTAGAAATTCAGCTTTTAGGGGCACTGCACTAAACCAGTTGGTGGTAAAATAATCAGCTCAATATTCAGCAGCAATCAAAAAGGGATGGGTTTCTTTCCCAGAAGCACAGAAACAAACTACATTGATGCAGTTTGCAGGCATAACTAGGAAACGCCTTGTCaaaggctgctgcagctgctcagatGGCGGGGTCAGAGATGTCAGAGAAaaattttgttgggttttgcaAGTACAGAAATGGGCTCAGAGATGTttcccaggagagctgctggcacGTGAGAGGATTTTCTGGCCTTGTTTCAAAGAACCATaggcttttatttctctttttttctcttgtccACTAATGTGCCGAGCATTTGCTTTACCCAAGGTACACAAGCTCCTGTGCCTGGAGATGAAATTGTTTATGTTACCTGTTGACACTATAAACTTAGCAACCAGGCAAGACACTCTGTGCTAATTAAAAGTCTCTAACAACACAGAGCACAGGCTTAGTGATGCTGCCAGGGGAAGGATAGCAACCATcaggaacagaaaaataaatattcagtCTCAGCTTGCCTTCCTGTGAGCATCAcaacctgcagcacagaagtATGTGGGGAGAAATGGCAGGAAAAGCTGTGTGTGTGATTTTGTGAAAGCCTGTAGTCATTCTGGCCTGGGAGTGAAGCTGAAGCTTTTAGGTGCTTCTCTCAGTTTCTACTCATCTTGTGTTATTGGTTTTTAATAATGGAATTATTCTGTGAAGattctggaggggaaaaaatgaatgcTGAAAACCCATCTGCCTCTGTTTAGCTTTTTAACCTGATTTGCCTGCCTGCTCTTCCAGGAGATGATGGCAGATCCCTCAGTGCTGGATCAGCTGACACGGCTGAAACTCAAACTCCTGGAAAAGGTAAGGGAACCATTCTGCAGGGTCACctttgctctgctttctgctcttGCATGTTGAAGCATTAACACTAAATTTTAACATAAATTTATTATGTTATAGTCTAACTCTACTGAGATACTCTGAGGAGTGCTACTACTCACTGTCACTTTCTTAAATAACATTCTGCAAGTTTACATGGACCTACAGTAAATTAAATTGGCTTTGATTTTATGGCAGATGTCACCAGTCAGCTCAAAGCCAGTTTGAGCTGGGACAGGCAAAGTTTAGGAGTAAATCTTGGGTAAAGAAAATCTCAGATTATTTTAAGGCAATTTCATGGCTGCTTTCACATAAGATGTGTTGCCTGGTCAGACCTTTGTTGAATCAGGAGTCCAGATCTTGGAAGCCCAAACTCAACATTATCAAGTTCTTCATATGAtgcagctctctgcccttcaaAATAAATTGTCTCCTGATTCACTATGCTATCAATTTTAAGGTCTGAAATGGCCTGGACAGTTGGAAGCATCACTCTTCTTTACTGTAACTGGATTTGTAATTAAACATTTCATATTTCTTTAAGAACTACCATTTTTCTCCACTCCTGCTCTATTTCCTCCATCCCAAGCCCGTGCCATAGGCTTGGGAATCCTTGTGAGCTCTTCTGCCTGACTTATAACCAGTTCTGGTTATGGTTCTGCCAACAGAGACTAGAAAATGAACAGGAGAACCTAGAGAAGATGGATTTGTCTCTCCCAGCTGCAAGTAAGAGAAGCATTTCTTCTAATTTTAGGCATATTTTGGAAAGGGCTTGCTTATGTTCTCAGGCATGAGTTCCTCAGGAGATGATCCCCTCTCTTCCCTTCATCTGTGAGCTAACTGCTTTTTATCTTTTGAGTTTCttcagctatttttttttcttctgaccAAGGGCAGTGAACAACCAGCTGAGCACTCACATCAGATGCCTTCCTGCCCAGAAAAGGCTCATCTTATCCTGTGCAGCCTCTCAGCTGGAGCAAAGTGATGTGGATCCAGTTTGTCCTAGCTCTTACACCTAGGAGTACACCCTGTTGTAATTTCCTTGGCTTGGGTGACTCTGAAAAGGCAAGAGGAACGCTTAATTTCTTTGCATGGCACATGCACTGTTTATATTGTCCATGGATTCAAGGCCACCAAGAGAAGCTCTGTGATATTTCTGGACTGTACTGTGTGTTCCCATTCATTGATGTGATGCACAGGTACTTGGAATTTTCTCATGCTCTGGCcaaacacttttaaaaatccCCTGTAACAATTTACAGTTTCAAAATACAAAATGGTGCTTTCCAGAGCAGATGCCGGGCGTGGCTCCAAGGTATATGAGAACATTCTTGCTTATCTTCATTTCAAAATCAGCCATGGTGTGGCATGAACTGAAAAGGTAGTTGATGCAGAACAAAATGGAACCAGAAAAGTTGATATTCAAACCAGATTTGATGGAGCTTTTACTACAGACAGGCATCCTCTGCATGCACAGGGCACATCTAGAAACCTTCAGCCTGAAATGGATTCCTAAACCAGGAGGTTAAAAGAAGGCTTTAAAGAGCAATCTTAAGAGTTTCTTTTCAGAGGGGTTTTGCCTTTGTagagctgctgagcagctgtggctgcacatgGCATAAAGTCATTATCCACACATGTATTTGAACAAGAaaagcagcccaagccctttgTGGAGGAACTCAAGCTGCTGAAGCAGAGCAACACTGAGTCCCCAGGCAGGTGCAAAGGAGAGTCCCTTTATTGCAAAAACCAGATCTTTGTGAGCAGTTAGGCCTTTACTTTACATAGTTTAAAATTATAACAAACATAATCCAACCAACCACCATGCACCACAGTGTGAGCACATCATGGTTATCTAACTTCATTTTCTACCCCTGATTCAGCTCAGTCActttcccacagtccttttctgcTTAGCCAAGTAGCATTCCTGAGCCATGATTTTAAAAAGGTAACAAGCTCTTGTTTTGTAAGGTTTTTACCCATATGCAACACCCAGCTATCCAATAACACATTTTCCACATTGGTATCATAACACAGGTGCTGTAATAGCTCTGTCTTTGTGATCCTTTGGGGAGATAATGGAGACTATTCCTCTTCCAGGGAACAGACTTCAGGACCTGCTCCAAAGTGCCCTGAGGCAAAGGAGAAatctgctgcaggagctcagggtaAGAGCAATTCCCTGCACACCCACTGCTGATGTGGGTTCAGGGTTGTCCTGGCCTTTAattctggggctgggcagggtttAGTGCTCTGCTGCTTTGGGATATAAAGGCTGGGCCAGCTAATCAGGGAaggagcctggagagcagcttggcttTGCTCACTACAGCTGAGGGAGCTTGcacctgctccaggcactgcagtgGGGTCATTCTGcttctcctgagctgctgcaccataaactttctgtgccagaaggcaAAGAAGGGATTTTTAGTGATGCCAAATAGACACAACAGTAGTTGCTATTTATTCCTAGCTTGTGGAGGATACCAACTATTGTCACAggcatcttttatgaaaaatcctttccttagggtttttcctcctgagaagctgagaggcctcaggaacaaaatgtttATCAGCCTCAggaacaatgattatctgctgctgtggaatgcaacaggtgcatctgtgattggcccatattggatgtttctaattaatggccaatcacagtgagctggctcagactgtgtccaagacacaaacctttgttatcattcttccctattctgttcttagctagccttctgatgaaatcctttttttctattcttttagtatagttttaatataatatatatcataaaataataaatcagccttctgaaacatggagtcagatcctcgtctcttctctcaaccctgtgaacaccatcaccaACTATTATTGAAATGTTTTCCCAGACTTTTGGCAGCTTGTGCTGtgcattccccccccccccaatccTTTTTGCTTATGTTTCAAGATCTGTGGCAAGGAAAATTTTCTTTACGCTTTTGCAGGCATTGGCAGTGTCCTTGTTGCAGGTTCCTAGGGGCTGATCCCATTTAGTCCAGGGAGCATAACCATAATGTCTGCCTTGCTGTGTCCaggttttccttaaaaaaaaaaaaaaaatacatgactttgcaggagcagcaccttcTGGAAGAGCTTTCACAGCCACCTGCACCAGATGGGGAACACTGCCATGaccacagagctgccctgccacAAATCTACCAGATCCCTTTTCCAGCTTCTCCAGTGGAGCCACCAAGGATTATCCAGCAGACAGTAAGGATTGGCTCCTAGAAAACACCACCAGCACTGTGCCAGTCTGAGCTGGCAATCATTTGGGAGCTGGATGGGATTGCTCATCCCACAAAAAGGGAAGACATCCCTCTTGCTCTTTGATGGGACCCTTGCAGTGAAACCTAAAggtaaaaaagggaaaaccttATTTGCCGTCTTGCAAATAATCCCCAAAATTAACAATGGGAGTGGTTTTCTCTTGGAGCAAGATGGCAAAAGGAGTGGCAGGGCTGCCCACACTCCAGCCTGAGCATTCAGCCGCTTTCTAATGCACATCACTGCCTGCTCAGGCAGCCCACAGCCCCAACAGCTTCTCCATGAGGATCCCAGAGTTTTCCTGAAGCCTGGGCAGATGACTGCTATTCCCATAGCTGGgggagtgtcacagacatcttttatgaaaaatcctttccttagggtttttcctcctgagaaactgagaggcctcaggaacaaaatgtaaacaatggttatctgctgctgtgggatgcaacaggtggatctgtgattggtctcatgtgggtgtttctaattaatggccaatcacagtcagctggttTGGACTCTGAGACACAagtctttgttatcattctttctttttctattcttagctagccttctgatgaaagcctttcttctattcttttagtatagttttaatataatatatatcataaaataataaatcagccttctgaaacatggaatcagatcctcatctcttccctcatcctgggacccctgtgaacaccgtcacagggGAGCTGGCCAGAACCAAGCCTGACTTGTCCGTTTTCCCTTCCTGTTGCAGATGCCAGCTCAGCCTGCCACCATCatccagcagctgcctcagccctcCCCTGTGATCACCCAgatccccccagcccagcccttggcagccccctgccctgggagcatcAAGGAAGGTGAGAAACGCTCCatagagcagcagctcctgccaccaGGCCTGGCAGGGGACATGGTATGGGCTCCAAGCTCGTTAGGGATGTGCTGTTTAATGAGCTGCTGGAGATTGGGGAGTTGTGCTTCCTAAGTGGGATGGGTAGCAGTTGTGAAAGCATTCAGTTGTGAAACTCTTATCGCtaaaactaaagaaaaaggaaCTGCAAACTCTAGGGGAGATTGGGAAAGCAGAACAGCTCAACACGTGGCACTGAGAAATATGAACAAAGTCAAAGTCATTCACAGGGGTGACTCCGGAATGGGCAAACAGGCTTCTAAAATCTGGTTTTATTCTTTTGTTCCTTCCTAACCTGCTGTCCAATCTCCTCAGGCTTTTGTTTGTACCCTGTGTTTGGAAACAAGACACAACATCTGAAAGTGTTGCTCTAAATATAGTGCAATGCCAATAAAAGTTTGTTTCTAAACATAGGTGGATGCTACTGTGAAATGATACATGAAATAAAACCTGGGACAATTTCCCTGTCTCAGCCTTCAGCCAAAGTTTCATCCCACCCAGGAATCTCCAGTCATGGAACTGCAGTATTTCCCAGCCCATACTTCATCCAAGTGTCTGGGTTTTTGAATCAGAGTTTATATTTCCGTTACCAAAATAGTCCAAATCCACTCATGACTTCTCTAAAGCTGCTACATATGAACTACTTTTTGTATGATcagtaaaaaggaaaatgagagttgccttcattattttttcccttctttttttctcccctctccctcttcactcctCCCCACATGAATTAGTTACACTGCACAAGTCCTTTGTATCCCAGAGATCCTGTAAGGAGATTTGATGTGTGTGAAATGAGTGATTGAGGCTTGGGCTTGATGAtgttagaggtcttttccaaactttTCTATTCCATGAGCCAGTGGGCTCTCACTCAAGGTGGCACTGCACTATCACATAAGacatgggaataggaataacagatttttactaggaaaattaaaataatagtaCAAAAAGACTAGAAAAGAAGCTACTGACAGAGGTAGAATATGACTTGGCACTGTTGGttagggtgttggtagcagttttgattaaatggtggctgtAGTTTTCTTGGAGTGACAGATGTGGTTTTGTCAAAGCAGTGATTCTGTAGAAGGGTGTAGGTTTGTTTTTGAATGTCTggtggtggtgtagatgggtTTGGTATTTTTCTGGGAATCTAGTGGAGGAGATAAGTTGTTCTTTTGGGAATTTAGTGGGAAAAGGTTATCTCTGTTGTTGTAAGTCTCAGATTATATTTAGGTAGGGATGTTTGGCTCTTCTTTCTGGGTGGAGCACCTTACAATGGGGTGATGTAATTTTTATCAGCcgtgcagggacactcagtggcctaTTAATAGAAGAGATCTCTCTGGAGGGAGGAtgggttgtggaagagataaaagaaactGCCCAATGAACAGAAGAGAACTGCCCTACTCCTAATAGATGGCAaataaaatacacacacacCTTACAGCTCAGGACAATGTGCCCCCtttcagctgctctgcctctgtggcAGTGCCCACTCTGTGCTGAAGGAATCTATAATTTTGCCTATGCTGCTTGTCAGCTGTGGATAAAGCTCTTACTCTTTTCTCTTCCCAGACATGGTGGAGATGATGCTGATGCAGAACGCTCAGATGCACCAGATCATGATGCAGAACATGATGCTGAAGGCTCTgccgccagccctgctcacacagcctgggggggcaaTGGCTCATGTCCCCCAGCAGGTAACAAACAACACCCAGGCCTGGCCAAAGCACACAGGgggagagctgggagaggagagcaCTGGGGAGGACACTGCACCTTAGGAAAGATGGCAGAGCATGCCCTGATGCCCACCTTCCTCTGCAGGACATCCTGGCATGCTGCATTTCCCTGGCATTGACTAATGGAATaaactggggggactggggtcTGAGGATCAGGTGAAAATTGAAGTCACCAAGTGTTCTTGGGCCTTCTGTAGTGGAACCTGCAGACTCTTTTCCAGACATATCCCAAAAATCTTCCTTTCACAAGGGGTGGCTGAGTGGAACCCTGCCCCCCTCCATGAGGGGCACAGGTTTCTGccccaaaaaacctccaataaacatttaaaataactATATGTATAGTTATATATAGTTACATATAACTgttagatatatatatataattttatatgtaACAGTTATATAGTTATAGTTTTATagttatataaatattatatataaatatatatttatatataaaaattatattatattatatttatatataacattattataatatatattaatatatataatataacatatactatttataatattattatattataatgtATAACTTAATagttatataaatattatatataaatacataatatttatataactgtaaaaacaaaaaacgCCACGCAATTAAACCCCTTACCCAAACTATCAAGAAATCCATCTACAATAAAGctcctaaaaataaaaaccaacaaatGCCGATTGACACCTCAACAACACACTGCCAACAATACCAAACAAATCAAGATAGTGTAATCCCCACCTACAAAATAATCCATAAGCTAAAAAAGCAAAAGATAGTCagcaaaacccactcacccttcaacagcctcATTTCACCTGTGCATAAatctaaataataaaaaaaattaaaagtctaaaataataaaaattaactgTAGACTACTGTGCATTAAATAAAATAACTCCACCACTAAGCACTGCTGTACCAAACATACTAAAACTGTCACTAtaggaaacaaaacaacactGCTGTTATCAAggtgaaaaaagggaagtttattttctcacttcaacatttatagatttccaaaagtgacagtggattggagggtgaaagtgccacctctccaatgacactggacaaaccagtctatcaaatttctcctcttctataaaagaatgcaaaacaatgagttatttacaggaagcgtgtgagaaagtttgttactagaatgtaaacatcagaaggcttagaaaatattaaaaaatcagggtgacaaAACTCTTATACAAACTTAAATCCAAACCAGCAAAGTAGTATGGCCTCTATGGatattgccaatgcatttttctccattcccaAGCCACCCTTTGTCTGTCTCTCTCCAAGAAGGACCTGCAGCTTGCTATGAAAGCAGAGAGGCCCAAGGTGCCTGTGgtgcaccaccaccaccattaCCCTCCCACGGGGgtgttcccagtgccccccagcacagaacagccctggagcagcacctctgcccagcctctgtgAGTCAAcatgctcctgcagccctttctccctgcccagctgggctgccagggcagtCTGGGGGATACATGTGGGCATCTGACAAGGGGGAGCATATCAGAGATCCCCCAACCTGCCTTTTGTGTCTCCCACCCTGCCTTTTGTGTCTCCCACCCTGCCTTTTGGGTGTCCCTGTGAACCCAGCATTCACCTGCCACATAAAtcggggatggggaggggatggggaagTCCTAAAGGTCCCAGCAGGGTTTATGTTCTCCAAGCACTGCTGGGACATTTGCTAATCAGAGATtcctgggaaaataaaaaaagaccCAAACCACCAGCTAAGCGAAATGGTGCAGAGGGAGGGGAGTATCAGAAATAATGCTGAGCCTTTGCCATAAATTCATGCTTGCAGCTGGAGGGGGTGGGTTTAAAGTGCAGAAATGGATGAATTCTGCCTTGAACTTCTCCCCAGGATGCTCCCAAATCCATAGAGCCCTTGAGCCCGGTGACCACAGGCAGTTCCCCCAGGGGCTCGCTAGCTTTGTGCTTCCTCTGAGCCTGCCCTGCTTGGCTTCCTAGCTGCTGGGAAGTCCTTACATGCCAAGGCTGGTGAAGAAGTGCCCCTTTCTAGACCCTGGAAGGTGGGGGTGACATGGGGACACGCTGAGAGCTCCACCTTTATTCCTGTCCATGGCTCTTTCAGAGCCTCAGTGAACAGGAGAACAGGGCACGGGTGACCTGCTGGCAGGGGTGTCTGCACAGCCCTCTTTAGCAGGGGATTTGAATTCCTGAACAGATTATTTCCCTAATGGGATTACAAGGGATGAGCATTTCTACCTATTTCCCCT
The nucleotide sequence above comes from Zonotrichia albicollis isolate bZonAlb1 chromosome 10, bZonAlb1.hap1, whole genome shotgun sequence. Encoded proteins:
- the C10H21orf58 gene encoding uncharacterized protein C21orf58 homolog isoform X3; amino-acid sequence: MAGSEMSEKNFVGFCKYRNGLRDVSQESCWHEMMADPSVLDQLTRLKLKLLEKRLENEQENLEKMDLSLPAARNRLQDLLQSALRQRRNLLQELREQHLLEELSQPPAPDGEHCHDHRAALPQIYQIPFPASPVEPPRIIQQTMPAQPATIIQQLPQPSPVITQIPPAQPLAAPCPGSIKEDMVEMMLMQNAQMHQIMMQNMMLKALPPALLTQPGGAMAHVPQQKDLQLAMKAERPKVPVVHHHHHYPPTGVFPVPPSTEQPWSSTSAQPLWPTY
- the C10H21orf58 gene encoding uncharacterized protein C21orf58 homolog isoform X2, with the translated sequence MMADPSVLDQLTRLKLKLLEKRLENEQENLEKMDLSLPAARNRLQDLLQSALRQRRNLLQELREQHLLEELSQPPAPDGEHCHDHRAALPQIYQIPFPASPVEPPRIIQQTMPAQPATIIQQLPQPSPVITQIPPAQPLAAPCPGSIKEDMVEMMLMQNAQMHQIMMQNMMLKALPPALLTQPGGAMAHVPQQDLQLAMKAERPKVPVVHHHHHYPPTGVFPVPPSTEQPWSSTSAQPLWPTY
- the C10H21orf58 gene encoding uncharacterized protein C21orf58 homolog isoform X1, whose product is MMADPSVLDQLTRLKLKLLEKRLENEQENLEKMDLSLPAARNRLQDLLQSALRQRRNLLQELREQHLLEELSQPPAPDGEHCHDHRAALPQIYQIPFPASPVEPPRIIQQTMPAQPATIIQQLPQPSPVITQIPPAQPLAAPCPGSIKEDMVEMMLMQNAQMHQIMMQNMMLKALPPALLTQPGGAMAHVPQQKDLQLAMKAERPKVPVVHHHHHYPPTGVFPVPPSTEQPWSSTSAQPLWPTY